The Trueperella pyogenes genomic sequence CAATCACGCCATCACGCCTATCGCAACAGTTGGTTTCCCTAGGTAATTGCCTACGAACGCCACTGATCTGCCAAAGCGAGACTTTTGCGCCTTGCCCTGGATAATCACGGTATTTGGCATATCTGCAATAGAGGTAACGCCGATCGGAATCTGTGCAATGCGCACCACATGTGCAACGCCTCCG encodes the following:
- a CDS encoding FG-GAP repeat protein, with product YGTREQVKERQISLDAQQLSDGIRVLTGNNTGDGFGWAIDASDGLAVIGAWGEGNGGVAHVVRIAQIPIGVTSIADMPNTVIIQGKAQKSRFGRSVAFVGNYLGKPTVAIGVMA